One region of Scophthalmus maximus strain ysfricsl-2021 chromosome 15, ASM2237912v1, whole genome shotgun sequence genomic DNA includes:
- the LOC118286414 gene encoding claudin-20 yields MASTGMQIFGFVLALLGIMGAMVATVLPNWKVSADVGSNIITAISQMQGLWMDCTWYSTGMFSCTLKYSVLSLPAYLQTARTTMVLCCVLAAMGLCLASLGLKCTRWGGGRRSKRHAAIASGGCFVAAGFLCLVPASWFTNEVITNFLDSSVPESNKFEPGGAVYVAFISAGFLFVGGSIFCMSCSGKRHGPQDLVLLPPPDKLLLQQQQQQLLQQQQELQHQYCSLSPLDNKTGYSLQDYV; encoded by the coding sequence ATGGCATCCACGGGCATGCAGATATTCGGATTTGTTCTAGCTCTGTTGGGCATCATGGGCGCCATGGTGGCCACCGTGCTGCCCAACTGGAAGGTCAGCGCGGACGTGGGCTCCAACATCATCACAGCAATCTCCCAGATGCAGGGGCTGTGGATGGACTGCACATGGTACAGCACGGGCATGTTCAGCTGCACACTCAAGTATTCGGTGCTCTCACTGCCTGCGTACCTGCAGACTGCCCGCACCACCATGGTGCTGTGCTGCGTGCTGGCTGCCATGGGCCTCTGCCTCGCATCCCTGGGACTAAAGTGCACGCGCTGGGGAGGTGGACGGCGCTCCAAGCGGCACGCGGCGATCGCCAGCGGCGGCTGCTTCGTCGCGGCGGGCTTCCTGTGTCTGGTTCCCGCTTCCTGGTTCACCAACGAGGTCATCACCAACTTCCTGGACTCCAGTGTGCCCGAGAGCAATAAGTTTGAGCCCGGGGGCGCCGTGTACGTCGCCTTTATTTCCGCCGGATTCCTCTTTGTTGGGGGGTCCATCTTCTGCATGTCCTGCTCAGGGAAGCGACATGGCCCCCAGGACCTGGTCCTGCTGCCTCCCCctgacaaactgctgctccagcagcagcagcaacagctgctccagcagcagcaggagctgcagcaccagtactgctctctctccccattAGACAATAAGACTGGCTACAGCCTGCAGGACTATGTGTGA